A DNA window from Drosophila virilis strain 15010-1051.87 chromosome 4, Dvir_AGI_RSII-ME, whole genome shotgun sequence contains the following coding sequences:
- the LOC6628819 gene encoding zinc finger protein 724 — MYCGKGMELASAGCADCCSDCASAAPTCCTASGCCDAACCDVNCQLLTPDANNYEYHEPEENFVSIDDAKIKSLLLQIGKQQQQELRRQQQQQQIIELLDDDEVGVEQPPPMLISAAHSLNPGKRLLTEKQQMAKKLKQRQHRIVARIELSDSESETEVPDPAPNRDSEENLPLATVSCELVEPTQIIELPSDEEEQPQQQKPPAKAAPRKRPPRPYIKRRGRHFYQCQACGKKVQSNYNLRRHMMIHTGERPFPCDLCERRFREFSDLKKHRRRHMNDPRYICMICRLHPPMEQDSTRCVECEGKNLLLGPQDCDDVETEKVADEEADQELDQESDQDQEFVTSLPVATVMASRPPTLLVTLVPTPTPAPALSVSAPIATPTPVPPSRPPLPRSCSSANSSSSLSNDVAPRRLPRNTRNRRSYPCPLCQRPFGTRHNLKRHYMIHTGEKPFSCSKCRKPFRECSTLKKHMVTHVRERWYKCLRCPAKYQDYLHYTEHKATHGQDTQLETDTNGRRRQRSSESEDGDGDSSVDDWLECCECQLRFTQLDAYTEHLKKHDLELYGLTVDDLDDEDQDVDVA, encoded by the exons ATGTATTGCGGTAAG GGCATGGAGCTTGCGTCCGCTGGCTGCGCTGACTGCTGCAGCGACTGCGCCAGCGCAGCGCCCACTTGCTGTACTGCTTCAGGCTGCTGCGATGCTGCCTGCTGCGACGTCAATTGTCAGCTGCTGACGCCAGATGCCAATAATTATGAATACCACGAGCCGGAAGAGAACTTTGTGTCCATTGACGATGCCAAGATAAAGAGCCTGTTGCTCCAGATtggaaagcagcagcagcaggaactgcgacgccagcagcagcaacaacagattATCGAGCTTTTGGACGATGATGAGGTTGGCGTGGAGCAGCCGCCGCCCATGTTAATTAGCGCAGCGCATAGCTTAAATCCAGGCAAACGCCTTTTGaccgaaaaacaacaaatggccAAGAAACTGAAGCAGCGACAACATCGAATTGTGGCCAGGATTGAGCTAAGCGACAGCGAATCCGAGACGGAAGTGCCGGACCCCGCACCGAACAGAGATAGCGAAGAGAATTTGCCTTTGGCTACTGTCAGCTGCGAGCTGGTGGAGCCAACGCAGATCATTGAGCTGCCGTCGGACGAGGAGGAGCAGCCCCAGCAGCAGAAACCGCCAGCTAAGGCAGCGCCCCGCAAGCGGCCACCGAGACCCTATATAAAGCGACGCGGCCGGCACTTCTATCAGTGCCAGGCATGCGGCAAGAAGGTGCAGTCCAATTACAATCTGCGTCGCCACATGATGATCCACACAG GTGAGCGACCCTTTCCCTGCGATTTGTGCGAACGTCGCTTTCGCGAGTTCAGTGACCTGAAGAAGCATCGCCGACGACACATGAACGATCCGCGCTATATATGCATGATTTGTCGCTTGCATCCGCCCATGGAGCAGGACTCAACGCGATGTGTGGAATGCGAGGGCAAGAATCTGCTCCTAGGACCGCAGGACTGTGATGATGTGGAGACTGAAAAGGTGGCGGATGAAGAGGCGGATCAAGAGTTGGATCAGGAATCCGACCAGGACCAGGAATTTGTTACATCTTTACCCGTGGCAACCGTAATGGCTTCACGGCCGCCCACGCTGCTGGTTACGCTGgtgcccacgcccacgccagCCCCAGCCCTATCAGTTAGTGCACCTATAGCCACACCTACACCCGTCCCGCCGTCACGTCCCCCATTGccgcgcagctgcagcagcgccaacTCCTCCTCCTCGCTTAGCAACGATGTGGCGCCAAGGCGGCTCCCCAGAAATACGCGCAATCGGCGCTCCTATCCCTGCCCGTTGTGCCAACGTCCGTTCGGCACGCGCCACAATCTCAAGCGGCACTACATGATCCACACCGGCGAGAAGCCCTTCAGCTGCAGCAAGTGTCGCAAGCCGTTTCGTGAGTGCTCGACCCTCAAGAAGCATATGGTGACCCATGTGCGCGAACGCTGGTACAAGTGCCTCAGGTGTCCCGCCAAGTATCAGGATTATTTGCACTACACGGAACACAAGGCGACCCATGGCCAGGACACGCAGCTGGAGACGGACACAAATGGTCGCCGCAGACAACGTTCATCTGAGAGCGAAGACGGCGATGGCGATAGCTCTGTGGATGATTGGCTGGAGTGCTGCGAGTGCCAGCTACGTTTCACCCAATTGGATGCCTACACGGAGCATCTGAAGAAGCACGACCTGGAGCTGTATGGCCTGACTGTCGACGACCTGGACGACGAGGATCAGGATGTAGATGTAGCCTAA
- the LOC6628627 gene encoding serine-rich adhesin for platelets produces MDTNASSNSSSGSNSNSNDEQPNKTPNEAETAATFVPMDTLDPPPSGSTSTSTNSKTLKRCLSVPIIRTLPGKPTPMTTRAAAAAAAAAKEQTPKKKEQQPQQRPESIVSSIGSNFSLNTLAGIDCFGKNIHIRSQPSSREVSPAPVFNPFTPRARRYSASYSPALNGAGAGLGAALCVTPRVSQLRQEECADLNSREVNHEREVHREIQISQSWEDLTLVAENWSCKSDEFSNPLQVVLPNGSSNSTSCSSPSPTSNRAGMRLPYSPSPTRRTFATRRSMSPIAMRPSSLGPVKRKFELDDNNPGVSNWSVYSPPPPKKIFTDSRGSSPVCQSPSSVCPSPDSGTYDGRITPKLFISKLCTNNNAGGNNNSSSSGCPSPVSASPSSILPGNGLESMCLTSGSQSQSIDEGISIPESEPNTCRSRTSSILSTASSSSVLGGPQLLVNDMVDDATLMDDAKSETSSIGGCSTISIESSSCDSGARAAATFLNRLAVDDGGSPLAQKSFYINKQGFSGAKKFIVNHEKLSTSLDPSKANKQDVQQKL; encoded by the exons ATGGACACGAACgctagcagcaacagcagcagcggcagcaacagcaacagcaacgatgAGCAGCCCAACAAGACGCCAAACGAGGCAGAGACGGCTGCAACCTTTGTGCCTATGGATACGCTAGATCCGCCGCCCAGcggcagcaccagcaccagcaccaacTCCAAGACGCTAAAACGCTGCCTCAGCGTGCCCATAATACGCACGCTGCCGGGCAAGCCGACGCCGATGACGACGcgcgccgccgcagcagctgccgcggCAGCCAAAGAGCAGACACCAAAGAAGAAggaacagcagccgcagcagcggcCCGAGTCCATTGTCAGCAGCATCGGCTCCAATTTCAGCCTCAACACGCTGGCAGGCATCGATTGTTTTGgcaaaaatatacacatacgcTCGCAGCCCAGCTCCCGAGAAGTCTCGCCGGCGCCAGTTTTTAATCCGTTTACGCCACGTGCACGTCGCTACTCGGCCAGCTATAGTCCAGCGCTGAACGGCGCCGGAGCAGGCTTGGGTGCAGCCCTGTGTGTTACGCCGCGCGTCTCACAGCTGCGGCAGGAGGAGTGCGCCGATCTCAACAGCCGAGAGGTGAATCACGAGCGTGAGGTGCATCGTGAAATTCAAATCTCACAGAGCTGGGAGGATCTAACACTGGTGGCTGAGAACTGGTCCTGCAAATCAGACGAATTCTCCAATCCGCTGCAAGTGGTGCTGcccaacggcagcagcaacagcaccagctGCTCCAGTCCCAGCCCCACAAGCAATCGCGCCGGCATGCGCCTGCCCTACTCACCCTCGCCGACACGTCGCACATTCGCCACACGGCGCTCCATGTCGCCCATCGCAATGCGACCCTCGTCTCTGGGCCCCGTCAAACGCAAATTCGAGCTGGACGACAACAATCCAGGCGTCAGCAACTGGAGCGTCTACTCGCCACCGCCGCCCAAGAAGATCTTTACAGATAG CCGTGGCTCATCACCTGTATGCCAATCGCCTTCATCCGTGTGTCCCAGTCCCGACTCGGGCACCTACGACGGACGTATTACGCCCAAGCTCTTCATATCGAAGCTATgcaccaacaacaatgccGGCGGtaataataacagcagcagcagtggctgCCCCTCGCCGGTGTCTGCTTCACCCAGCAGCATTCTACCTGGCAATGGCCTGGAGAGCATGTGCCTGACGAGCGGCAGTCAAAGTCAGAGCATCGATGAGGGCATCTCCATACCGGAAAGCGAGCCAAACACTTGTCGCAGTCGCACCTCTTCAATATTGTCGACGGCCTCGTCCAGCAGTGTGCTCGGCGGACCCCAGCTGCTGGTCAACGATATGGTTGATGATGCTACGCTAATGGATGATGCCAAGAGCGAGACATCATCGATTGGCGGCTGTTCCACAATCAGCATTGAATCCTCCTCCTGCGACAGCGGCGCCAGGGCGGCGGCCACATTTCTAAATCGCCTGGCCGTTGATGATGGCGGCTCGCCGCTGGCCCAGAAGAGTTTCTACATCAATAAGCAGGGCTTTTCCGGGGCCAAGAAGTTCATTGTTAACCACGAGAAACTGAGCACATCTCTGGACCCCAGCAAGGCCAACAAGCAGGATGTGCAGCAAAAGCTTTAA
- the LOC6628626 gene encoding ubiquitin-conjugating enzyme E2Q-like protein CG4502: MSSRSKERVVTAIRKIFHKSSNNNNNNNNNNHNNHNNNNNSSSNDKSSDKADGAEHSTSSKNNLNNNNNNEIAGASTATDNATATGAANDVAAAAAAAAGAGGGGGGTAGQASPKNAIVRVAAEQPVCESPGKRRRQDHKVAPTTGRSLMMPPDASIRSRRLMKEYREMERLQTKDDAVFTVELVNDSLFEWHVRLHVIDPDSPLARDMVEMSVPAILLHLSFPDNFPFAPPFMRVVEPRIEKGYVMEGGAICMELLTPRGWASAYTVEAVIMQFAASVVKGQGRIARKPKSTKEFSRRQAEESFRSLVKTHEKYGWVTPALADG, from the exons ATGTCATCACGTTCCAAAGAGAGAGTAGTCACCGCGATTCGCAAGATCTTCCACAagtccagcaacaacaataacaacaacaacaacaacaaccataataatcacaacaacaacaacaacagcagcagcaacgataAGAGCAGCGATAAGGCCGATGGCGCCGAgcacagcaccagcagcaagaATAAtcttaacaacaacaacaacaatgaaatcGCGGGCGCATCCACAGCCACAGACaacgcaacagcaactggGGCAGCAAACgatgtggcagctgcagctgcagctgcagctggagctggaggcggcggcggcggcacagCTGGCCAGGCCAGTCCAAAGAATGCCATCGTGCGCGTAGCCGCCGAGCAGCCCGTCTGCGAGTCTCCGGGCAAGCGTCGCCGCCAGGATCACAA AGTGGCCCCAACAACTGGACGCTCGCTGATGATGCCACCCGATGCCAGCATACGCTCGCGTCGCCTCATGAAGGAGTATCGGGAAATGGAACGCCTGCAGACCAAGGACGATGCCGTTTTCACG GTGGAGCTAGTCAATGACAGCCTGTTTGAGTGGCATGTGCGTTTGCATGTCATCGATCCGGACTCACCGCTGGCCCGCGACATGGTTGAGATGAGTGTGCCGGcgattttgttgcatttgagTTTTCCCGACAACTTTCCCTTTGCGCCGCCATTTATGCGCGTTGTGGAGCCGCGCATCGAGAAGGGTTACGTGATGGAGGGCGGCGCCATTTGCATGGAGCTGCTCACACCGAGGGGCTGGGCCAGCGCCTATACCGTGGAGGCGGTAATCATGCAGTTTGCAGCCAGCGTTGTTAAGGGCCAGGGCCGCATTGCGCGCAAACCGAAAAGTACAAAGGAGTTTAGTCG CCGCCAGGCAGAGGAGTCATTCCGGTCACTGGTTAAGACACACGAGAAGTATGGCTGGGTCACGCCCGCTCTCGCCGATGGCTAA
- the LOC6628625 gene encoding LOW QUALITY PROTEIN: uncharacterized protein (The sequence of the model RefSeq protein was modified relative to this genomic sequence to represent the inferred CDS: substituted 1 base at 1 genomic stop codon), protein MDWIISDELGLTVGHVVGWAAASAMVIGGVIPYVPQYVEIKKTQDAEGFSLYVCLALLVANSLRILFWFSSRYELPLLVQSVVMNVTMFLMIHLCVKVKRMNANARDHALRGDELHLPKVLTDTDTGASVSTDAGVLKRARSRHYLNDLDFKYFWNWTDFQSYLDMMLVVWAVGAAITYLMLSVHWFMEAMGFVAVFTEAMLGAPQFLRNFKNKSTYGMSIHMVIMWTLGDMFKTGYFIARNAPSQFWICGTLQVSLDIAILLQVWIYRNNTKPRDLRRGDXQFAPEEQQQQQQQQQQQQQQQQQQQQQPHDLHLSLSEERQLSLPITLSSSGEDHLLTARADDEHFKTLDFGQCHDNRAFQYPAQHPSNNNNSNSNKKLLPRPGGSGKSQSRHEHSASHNAVAVALDALEVVIVHTPNARLSNGPAAEHRHSQGRASGGSCCQRRRKRHNATQTSVERCCCAAAGGCHCHVTTTHHHHCHHHCHHHHHHQYDSTRRSQRQHRQHQHQQRLVEAPRHKLHSKRSPLPAKHNKSSLDSSEDPQRPQLHSAAIAIEIDAATVTENNSSTATSNFPYKVASEGGGAPMNLLPLCEKHRQRRRASLNSNTTIETDELSRDEDVADEEEEDDDDDDDVRLGVQPEDEEQLTPSTCAVQPSSSSSSTARAFAGAAPPRNECVRIKRKRFVPDAMQDYCSSCSRCSSCSCDQARTSSCSSLDEDVAHELTVAADCHRCMAAEQQAGHSRPGSSLKSFCSCHTNSCCCGVDDDDDAVHFAGDEEEFDDDDDDAEDDETTGQRESFCTAADHTIVSTPTHSSTLTPLSTQQEQTMAEHDLNAITDADASSLSQSAEYFSLSSAVGGSKVAEEQASSSCGHNENNANKSWSKHIRLKRSSSSMDSHL, encoded by the exons GTTCTCCAGCCGCTATGAGCTTCCATTGCTGGTGCAGAGTGTCGTCATGAATGTCACCATGTTCCTAATGATACACCTTTGCGTGAAGGTGAAACGCATGAATGCCAATGCACGTGACCATGCGCTCCGTG GCGATGAGCTGCACTTGCCAAAAGTGCTGACGGACACGGACACCGGCGCCTCCGTATCCACGGATGCGGGCGTCCTGAAGCGTGCACGTTCCAGGCATTATTTGAATG ATCTGGACTTCAAATACTTTTGGAACTGGACAGATTTTCAATCGTATCTGGACATGATGCTCGTCGTCTGGGCCGTTGGCGCCGCGATCACATATCTAATGCTATCCGTTCACTGGTTCATGGAGGCCATGGGCTTTGTGGCCGTCTTCACGGAGGCCATGTTGG GTGCACCGCAGTTTCTGCGCAACTTTAAGAATAAATCAACATATGGTATGAGCATACACATGGTGATCATGTGGACGCTCGGTGATATGTTCAAGACTGGTTACTTTATTGCTAGAAATGCGCCATCGCAGTTCTGGATTTGTGGCACGCTGCAG GTCAGCCTGGACATTGCCATATTGCTGCAGGTGTGGATCTATCGGAACAATACGAAGCCGCGCGACCTGAGGCGCGGCGATTAGCAGTTTGCCCccgaagaacaacaacaacaacaacaacagcaacaacaacagcaacaacagcagcagcaacaacaacaacagccacacgATTTGCACCTTTCGCTCTCCGAGGAACGACAATTGTCGCTGCCAATTACGCTGAGCAGCAGCGGCGAGGATCATCTGCTGACCGCACGCGCCGACGACGAGCACTTCAAGACTCTGGACTTTGGCCAGTGCCACGACAATCGCGCCTTTCAATATCCCGCCCAGCATCccagcaataataacaacagcaacagcaacaagaagctGCTGCCACGGCCTGGAGGCAGCGGCAAGAGCCAGAGCCGGCACGAGCACAGCGCATCCCATAACGCTGTGGCCGTTGCCCTGGATGCCTTGGAGGTGGTCATTGTGCACACACCGAATGCCCGGCTCAGCAATGGGCCGGCCGCGGAGCACAGGCACAGCCAGGGACGCGcgagcggcggcagctgctgtcaGCGTCGACGCAAGCGGCACAATGCGACGCAGACTTCTGtggagcgctgctgctgtgccgcCGCCGGCGGCTGTCATTGCCATGTGACGACCacgcatcatcatcattgccATCACCAttgccatcatcatcatcatcatcaatatGATAGCACCAGGCGTAGCCAGCGGCAACATCgccagcatcagcatcagcagcgtCTGGTTGAGGCGCCGCGTCACAAGTTGCATTCCAAGCGAAGTCCGCTTCCAGCCAAGCACAACAAGTCTTCCCTGGACTCTAGCGAGGATCCGCAACGGCCGCAGCTGCATTCAGCGGCAATTGCCATTGAAATTGATGCGGCCACCGTAACGgagaacaacagcagcacggCCACCTCCAATTTTCCATACAAGGTGGCCAGCGAGGGCGGCGGCGCGCCCATGAATCTATTGCCGCTCTGCGAGAAGCATCGTCAGCGACGACGCGCCTCCCTCAACTCCAATACGACAATTGAAACCGATGAGCTGTCGCGCGACGAAGATGTAGCggatgaggaggaggaggatgatgatgatgatgatgatgtgcgCCTGGGTGTGCAGCCGGAGGATGAGGAGCAACTGACGCCCTCAACGTGCGCCGTGcagcccagcagcagctcgagcAGCACGGCGCGCGCCTTTGCTGGTGCTGCACCGCCGCGTAACGAGTGCGTCCGGATTAAGCGCAAGCGTTTCGTGCCCGACGCCATGCAGGATTATTGCAGCAGCTGTTCGCgttgctccagctgcagctgcgaccAGGCGCGCACCAGCTCCTGCAGCAGCCTGGACGAGGATGTGGCACACGAGCTGACCGTCGCCGCCGACTGCCATCGCTGCATGGCAGCCGAGCAGCAGGCAGGCCACAGTCGACCCGGCAGCAGCCTGAAGAGTTTCTGCTCCTGCCACacgaacagctgctgctgtggcgtcgacgatgacgacgatgcCGTCCACTTTGCTGGCGATGAGGAGGAAttcgatgacgacgacgacgacgctgaGGATGATGAGACAACGGGTCAGCGCGAATCGTTCTGCACGGCCGCGGATCACACAATTGTGAGCACGCCGACGCACAGCAGCACCTTGACGCCGCTGAGCACACAGCAGGAGCAGACAATGGCCGAGCATGATCTGAATGCCATAACCGATGCGGATGCCTCATCGCTAAGCCAATCTGCCGAATATTTTTCACTCTCCTCCGCCGTGGGCGGCAGCAAAGTAGCCGAGGAGcaggccagcagcagctgcggccaCAACGAGAACAATGCCAACAAATCGTGGAGCAAGCATATACGGCTCAAGCGCAGCTCCTCGTCAATGGACTCGCATTTATGA